The sequence aataatttattatgtttaatagttataaacatgtaaatatctATAAGAACACTATACCCGCAAGTTTGATCTTTaagttgaaattttttttgaacattctAAAAATATGCTATATGATTAACTCAACTGTACGTATAAAGTCTAACAGATTTCAAGTCCGGCTCCTTAACCACTCGGACATATTGACTGTTGTACCTATTTGTCAGACTATATGTTAAAATATTGCATCGAGAGTTAGTTGAAGCCAGTAAAATTGAGTGTATAATGGCTTCGAATGGCATGCAGATCAAAAAAACGCAGATCAAATCCAAAACGCTAATCAAGCAGAACAAATACAGATCATACAGAACAAATGCAGATCTAACTGGTTAAGTTAATTTATCGAATTAGTGTATTTaaccaaatattaaaaataattttgtaaattaaatatctaaaacaaaaatacaagttcttatcaattattttttattaatttaataaatgcaaaaaaagtttaaacattatataaaagttaaacacaattataacaaaaaaaatcataaacaagaaaaaatataattctaataaatatattgaaacttaaaaattatataaaattcattaaaatgacaaaagtattttttctatttaattatttttatagtcCAAATTACGAGTTTTACCGGTTTTTACGAGATTTGAAGGTTTAATTCAAATCCGATCTTTAGAGTAACCCGAAACATGAAGATGGATGAGTTACGGTTTGACCGGCCAGTCCAGTCTGGTTTTCAAACACTATTCAAAACAGTTGTATctttatttatcaaataaacttactaaattatcatatttaattaaatgttagaaaataataattaaaattaaatatataaaccaaatatacaaattctaatttataaataatgaaatttaaATTACCAAACATCATAGATATATTCATTAGAAtaagttttacaaaatatttgaaaataaaattttattaattattttaattatattactcataacaagaataaaaataaaatatactataatatatatgttttctatcaatgtaaatattataaatgatttttagtaAAGCAAAGAAAATagataatacaaaaataatatatatatatatatatatatatatatatatatctagttattgcaaacataatatataaaaatatgaatatgtTGAATATATACTTTTGatgtcaaaaacaaaaaaagaatatatacttttatgttaatgttttataaaattatttaaattctataacataaactcattttaaaataaattatttataaaacgaaattattaaattttgtttaaaagattTAGTTATTTAGTTTCAAAGTGAATAACATGAATTAGCAAAGTAGACTatctattaataattaatagccaatataaataaatttatattattgatctGTAAGTGTACAGCCTCTTTTTCTTCCTTAGTTGCagatcaaaatatttatgtgcAATTTAGATCTGCAtgcagattttttattttttaattatttatttttgatctgCAAAAAATGTGTTGAATGGCAAAAAAATTGCAGTCCAATCTGCATTTAAAATGTTTTGCATTTATTCTGCATCTTTCCTGTGTTACATTCAAAGCCAATGAATCCaacaaatatgaatataaataatttgagcAAAAAATCATTGCCTTTAAAAATTCCCTGACAAAAAAACTGTCAAAGCAGAGAGAAACTATTGATTCGCTTTGCACCAGATCAAATTGGTTCTCCATTGGACAATATTGTCAAGAAACCAGAATCTTGTGGTGCAAAGGAATCTAGCAAAACTTTGGAGGAAACTGAAACTTGAATCACAATTTGGTCAAAAGCATGTCACTGATATACAGTTTGATGGATAGTATAATTTATTCTAAAGAAAAAACATCAAGTGGTGGAACTCCATCAATATGTGAAACTGAATCAGTTCTAACCACATCAAAACGAGTTGGTTCATGCCAACGAGATGCTGACAGAGACTGCTTTGAACCCAAATCACATAGAATTGCAGGAAGTAGCTCTTGCGCAGTTTGATGAGTGTGTTTTAGTGCTGATGAAGACACACTGCCTTGATAATCAGGCTTAACACCATATAGGCTTATCAGAGAGAATAACGTTGAAGAAGTTGGGTTGTATCAAGACAAAACTCTATAACTCTATCCCTGTGGCTACCATTGCATTCTATGATTGGTGGGAATGTTGATGAACATGCTTTTGCCTCCTCACCACTGCCTCTCTCCCTCAAATTTAAGCCTAGTACAGTTGCAACCCATGAATCCATAGCTTATGTTTTATTGAATTACTTTTAGCCCTTTCACTCTACCATTTACTTGTAACTGTCAATGCACCAAGTGTCACTCTTAAGTTTTATCACTCACTCACTTCTCAtcacaaacacaaaacaaatcTCAACCATATTCACTTCCTAAACTCTCTAATGGCGCTACTAAACCAAGTCTCTTGGTTACCTTCACTGTGATGCTCATGCTCATTGTGGCTTCACCCACAGTGACATCTCGACCACTCATGAAGCCAACCGTTGGTGTGTACGCACCTTCTCCTTCCACAAGCCTTGTCAACCgctgatgaagaagaaacagGTTACTGCTGGGACTCACTGATGCAGCTTCAACACTGTTGGAGAGCTGATCTTGTTCTTCCTTAACCGGTGAGACTTATTACACTGGACCTGGGTGTTGCAGTGCAATAAGAACCGTTGGACTCTCTCAAGTGCTGGTCTACTATGATTGGTGCTCTTCTTGGTTTCACTCCTCAAGAAGGTGACGTGCTCCAAGGTTACTCTGATGACGACAAGGACTCTGACCACAAGAATGGTGATGAACATGTTCTTGCCTCTTCACCACAGCCTTTGTCCCTCAAGTTCAAGTCTAGTAATGTTGTTAACCCTCTTGAATCCAGACACTATGTTCTCTAGTTAACGAGTTTCTCATGTAATTACTTTAGCCTTTTCATTCTACCATTTACATGTAACAGTCAAGGCCCCAAGTGTCTCTATATAAACTAAACTCTCTACGGTTATCACCAAACACAAACAAATCTCAAGCATATCAATCTTCAGAGAAAACGGCTACCAAACTAAGTTTTGTGGTTACCTTGACTGTGACGCTCATGCTCATGGTGTGAACAGCTGGAACCAACCGTGGGTGCACCTTGTCCTTCCACAAGCCTTAATGTGCCGTCTCAGGCTTGATGAAGAAACAGGTTACTGCTGTGACTCACTGATGCAACTGTTCTGGACAGTTGATCTTGTTCTTCCTTAACCGTTTTATTTTTCCAAGAGAAATATGATTATCTAAAAGATTCGTTTACTCAGAACAAGGTTTTGACAAATCTAGCAAACATAATCCTCTTCTTGTCAGATCCAGTCATACCCTTTGTTAAATCAATGAACGATCCACCAACACACATAATAACCCTAAGCGCTGTTCAGGTCAACAGACAGTAGGAAAAGATACTAATAATTAAAAGAGTTTATGAGCCACAGCTACGGCACCATGGTACAGAAAATTTGGGGATAATAATAAAACACAAGAAAAGCTTATCATGTCTTAGATTAGAAACAACTAGGGGCGTTAAAGAAACTTGAAATAATTGCTAGATAGAACGACAAACGTTAGTTGGAGGGGTTTTAATTACTCTCAGCGACTCTCACTCATGGGAGGAAACTATGATCCGCAACATCCACTGTACTTATGGTCTTGGAAGGTTGTCCAAGTAACTCTGCCACAATGTCAATGAAATTTTTCACACCTCTTTTGCTAGTCCTGATGTGGCCAGCTAGATCCACTAAAACCGGAGGATATCGTCTAGCAACCTAGTAAACACAAGTTCATTATGATTTTGCTAggcagaaaaagaaaagaaaaaaacacggACCTCATCGAAGAAAGCATATGTCCTTGCGGGTGTTATCTTGAAAATTTCATCGTAGAGATGCATGATCCCGTAGTCGATTATGATCTTCAATAACTccctctacaaaaaaaaaaaaaaaaaaaatttcaaaaaaacctGATTATCAGATAAATAGATGCCAACATCAATGACGAAGGTAGGTGGCTGAGACGTAAATTCAACGGACATATGCAAGATAAATTGTAAAAGCGTGGAACTCTTGCCATCCCAATCCCATAGATATGGAATACTGACGCTACCATTGGCAGCTACATGCATTTGCTTATGGTTGATTCCCGTAATACCGTCTTCGCAGACTACCCACGCTTGAGGAGGATCCTTAGGATAAGACTCTGGTAGATAAATGGTGATAAAAGCTTTGAAAGAGTTTCCCTTGTAGATATACTCAACATCACCAGTTAAGTTGAGCAGATTTGCCACTGGGTCGGATTTCATCCACGGGAAACAATAGAGTGTTTCCCTGATATGTGCCAAGACATCATCCAAGTGGGCATGAGCAAGACCCCAACTCCTCATGGTGTCAAAAAATTTAGTAAGGTCTACCTGTAGATAAGGATTTGACAATTAACTCCCAtgataattcaaatatttacaaTCACATATAACTTACCTTAAATCGGTTGGGAGCTTTGATTGGAGGATAGAATCCATTGTAGAAGAAGTTCATTAACAATATTCAGATATTTGTTTCGCATCGGCTCACCTCCTTGTTCAATGTATAGTGCTACATCATTTGGCTGTGGAACAATTCGGCGAGTAACCTGATCGATAAACCTTTTTTTTGCTTGGGCAGGAAACGTTTGAATCTTGTCATACAGACTCTTCCCATGAAGAGCTAAAAGGTCCTCCATATCTTTCTGCATCTTCGACAAATCGGATGAGGAAGAAGCCATAGCTGTTGATTTGACAAGGACAAATCAAATATGTAGAGAGTAGAAattgaaattagggtttgtaCTTGACAATAGCTATTGAACGATTAGATCACGATTACGAAGAGATTTGAAAAAAGAGTTTACCTCTTTACGGTTTGCCAGCGAGAGTGTGTGTGACTGTTGAAGCTTTTTTCAATTCTCGGCGGTGATGGAGATGAACCGTCGCGGAAAGAGTTAATCCGGACAATTGAAGCTATTTAGGTCTGGGACACTAAACCGGTCCGAAAAATTCAATTCGAACTGTGAAATATTTGATTGAATTTCCGGTTATGATTATTATTTAAACCGTTTAAAATCTACAACTTAGCGTTACAAATTAATATGGGTTAGTTGGTTATACAATAATTTGCCAACTCTAGTGGTTAGTGATGCGTTGATAATCTCTGGGAACCCGGGTTCGACGGAATGTTTGCTcaatttttgtgtttttgttttctattcaAACGAAACTATGTCGTTTTGTTAGAGTAAGCTGACTCTCTGTTATGACCCAATGTTTCTGATAATTGCTCTGTTTTGTTTGAATAGTCTGGCATATAAGACAAGAGATTCTCTGAGAATTTTGATTGCCGAACTCCAATCACATAATAACAGCACTACCATATTGAAATCTCGTTTCAATGAGAAAATGTGATGGTCAAGGCCGAGTAGAACAAATGTGTGATTATGTGTACACTTGAAGTGGAGATCCAGGTATGAGGACAACATCTGCCCCACACAATATTAGAgataaatgtcccacatcgAATATTGAAAGGGATCCCTAACAATCTATTATTATAAAGAAATGTGCCTCTCTCCTTATTAGGACACGTCATCAATTAGAAGCAGCAGAAGCCGACATCTGTCCTACTCTCACGTAAGTCTCGCTGCCCTTTATGTTTCTAATGGGCTTTCAAATGCATGTGTATTCTCTGGGCTTCAAAATATTATGTTAGATTGAATATTTACTTAATATGTCCCAATATTGTCCTTTGAGTCGCCTTCTATTTCAATACGGTATCGGCGTTAGGGTTCTTCATAATCTGCAAATCTGCTTACGTCTAGCGTTTATAGAGATTTTGGTTTCTCTGAGAGAGATACTTCGTCGCTGTAAGATGTGCGTAGgcgtttcgtttttttttactCACCCCAATGTCGTTACAAGTTCATTGATTCAGCATTGATTCAACATCATTAAGTCTCGCTTTTCCCTCACGACCCACTACAACCACAATTATGCATTTAATGTCTCTTTATCCTCTTCCAAGCGGTGGATCTCATCTATAAAAAGGTTGGACATCCTGCATTGAAAATCATCCTCACAATTTCAAAATCATTCGATAATTCTTCCTCATGATAATGGCTAATAGTTTAATCTACTTGCATGATTCAGATTCTGAGAAGCCAAAAACGTTAAACACGGTGGCCAGTTGATGGCGTGTACATGATTTTCATGATCCTAAGGTTCTCCGTTCTTGAAACTCATGAACATATTTTCTGTTAATTTTTCAGCTTTTATATTCATAAATCTTCAACTCTGTATACATATcttttttctaaactatttaaaataataaatcttgAACCCAtttgtttatttgatttattttatacatgAGTTTCAGTCGACACTCATGCCAGCCACCATTGATGGCCACTGTCTCGCCACCTTCCGACGCCGTGTCAATGCCGGTTCTCTGTTGACAGTTAGCTGGTTCGATGTGATACGGTGCAATCATAGCTTCTGACTAACCTACTCTCCTCTAATGATTCAGTTTATTAGTGATTCAACCACTTCTGATGAGAACCAAACCGGTCTCTCCAATACCTGAAGAACGGTTTAGGTTACGGAATCACGATTAGCTTCATGGCCTAGCCAATACAAACACACATATTCCAGGTTCATCCGCTTAATATCTGATTCATCCAAGATTAATTATTGAAACCTATAAATAATTGAGCGCTCCATTGACTCTCAGACATTATTGGAGAACTCACTGATGTGAAGAGTACAGTGAGTGATAAGCCATTCATCACCACTTTCATAACTGATTAAATATACGCTGGCTATTTCATATTATGGTTTTTCTGTTGGCAGTGAGCCAGTGATGTATATGTCAAGCAGTGGAGTTTCACTATATACTGGAAGGTTTTGGAGGTGATCCAAGAGTTGTTGTCACGACTGACATAAaataatgatgatgataatggagATGACATGCCTGGTGGCAATTCAGTACTCTCTAAGGTTAAGGCATACTGACGTTGACGATGAATTCATCTCAGGTAACTAAAGTTGCTTTTAAATCAAAATGTTTGGGTTGATGTTTCTTGGAAAATTATGCGAATTTATCACTCCATTGAAGACAGGCAAACAGAGGCGCCCATGGTTAGATTCTAAATATCTCTCTAGGGAGACACTTGAAAAGTTCAGCTATTCATTCACCAACAAGTACAACTACATGTATTTTGTTGTCTGTCATGCTTTTTTCTTTCTGTAAAATGAACAAACAGAATCGAGAATATATAGAACTCTCCACCAAATGATGAAAGAGTCTAATTAGAACATTGCTATTTACCGCATCCACATTTACGATTTTCAAGTTTATATGAAACTTCCATCTATTGTATCCTATCTGACATGACCTATCTCATACAGTAATTGCAGCTTGATTAGCTCGACAAACCCGGATGCTCCGGCCAGCTACTAATTCTTCTGAAAGTATTCTCACTGCCCATAACTCACCAAAATTCTTTTACTTCCTCAGCTAAAACTCAAACATTTAAAAGTTATGGAAGAGGAAGAACTCACGCTTTACCAGACACAAAAATGCATGTACATAACGACTATACTTTTCAAGACTAACAACCAAAGTGACAACAATCATTATCACCAATATACATTCCATTCGCAATCAAAACAcaccaaatatatattaacacATTATAAAAATTTGTTGAATGATAAAAATTTGACTTTAGGTCCACGTGGGCTATCATATTGTTTCCGTATTTGGGTCCATTTATTTTGGCCCATTAAAAATTGACGTATTAGTTCCTAACTGGAAACataatatcttcttcttctcatcttAGCTCTCTCCACCTTCATCTTCACCACCGTAAACCAAACATTGAATATCAATCACCACGTCCACAAACCACCATTGTAACTCTTCGTATCAACATAATTCCATGTAATTAAGATTGTGATAACCTTATACAGGCATCGGAGAAGCTGAGAAGCCATAAACTTCACGGTGGAAGCAGCAATGAGTCTGGTCGGAGAAAATGACCAGAGGTTACAATTTCTTACCCAAAAATGGAATTCAGTTCTCACGATCAAGAAGAATCAAAAAGAATAATAGAACATATAGAGCTCAGAAGGGCGAAGAAAGAGAGACGTACCTGAGTCTCTTTGGAAGAGACTGAGCTTGCTGTCCAAGCTCGAGACAAATAGGAAGCTGAGTTATCGATCCATGTTTGGTTCGTGAGACTGTTTCCCTCAAGAAAAGTCAATGGGAGTTACATGTCGGGATTAACATGTGAGTCAAAACTAGAAAGGATAAGCTTTACTCGGGTAAGGAGGGAGGTATGAGTGCGAGTCGTGAATATCTCTCAAGCTGACTGAATCGAAGATGGAGATGCATTCCGCGGAGATAAATTCATCGGAGGAATACAATATGGCCACTGGAGGCGTATGGAATCGAGTTATTTTTGACCATCCAGTAAATCGGGGCTTTAAGAGCACCAGCATTAATGAACCTCTGGTTGGGGttcataatttaaattttttattattttttttttcattttttgtttgttatttttttaaaaaaaaaaaaaaaattgaccaataGCGGGCCGCCACGTGGCGTGGGGCCGCTGAACAGTAACGACTCAGGTTCATACAGAAGGAGTTTGGAGAGACAGGATCATCACTGCtacatattataatattttttttcttgaaaaacgtgTGAATCCCCCTAATGAACCTCCAATGCTGATGCTCTAAAGACACGACAACGGAATCTCGGCAGAGTCGATGAGATTGTCATCGCAATGGAAACATACAAGAGTTTATTGGAGTCGAGAAGCTTTGGGGTTCTGTTCAGACAAAGCAGCGGCAAGGAGATTCGGTGCAAGGATAAACTTGGAGGTTAACGAAGATGGAGTTTGTCGGTgtggagaagaagataaagggGACTTCTGTTTGATTCTTGGTGACGGAGAAAATAAGAGAATGTTAAAGTTGGGCCAGTGGATATTATTAATGGGCCTCAATTTTAACTTTGTTTTACAGCAGCTCACTCCAAATCTTAGCTTCAAGATACTTGCACGAAGATAAGTCGGTTAATTTCTTTTGTGAAATAGGAAAATAAGACATTCATGCAAAACGTGGAACTTCTAAAAGTGAAGGATGGGGAGGATGTGGTAAGCTTAATGGATCATCTGGGGAATCAAAATCACAAGAAATAGAGATAGTTAAAAAGATATCGGGTAGAAGAAATTAAGGAACACAAAAACTGTTAGAGTCATGTCgataaaactttttaaaatgaaaaaataataaataataaaaagatcaATAAGGCAGTGCCAAACCAACAATGTACATGAGTTTCAACTTAAATCCTTTCACGATCTTTTTTAACATTGTTCAACAGATActacaatttaattttaaaatatttagcgAGCGACATTAAGGCACACTAAATCTTAGGGATACAAAACTATTTTCATAAGATGAAGGTTTAGAATATCTACACACAAGTAaagtatatcccgcccgtagagCGGGCCGATCCTAGTATAATATATATCCCTAATACACAAGAGCACTggttttgctcaaaaaaaaaaaaacataatcattCCACTGCTTTCCTCCACTCTTGTAGCTAGACTCAAAATGCCATAATTCGAAGCGCTTTCTCCTCTTCTTAGTTCTCACAGAGACTATATGATGAACAGACAATAGCAAATTCAGTGTGTAACTGAGGTCGAGACATTAATTCCCTGTCGCACATCCAGGAAGCTCTCTCTCTCGGTCTACATCAGGCAAACGAGGTATCTCCAAAGAATCTGTCTCCAGTTTTAAGCCAGTCAGCTGCTCCATATAACTGTATCCCAAGGCTCAGAACTCAGCCCACTACACTGCTCCAATGCTGTATCAGGCTGCAAAGAGTCAGTCTTGTGTCTCTCTATTGCTCATAAGTCAGAGCTGAACTAGTTTAGGAGGACTTGCAATTTTCGAAACACAATTAGCCATGACAAAGTATCTCTAAGGATGGATTCCGATACAGAAACCAGTACCTGAGATAGTGCACTTATTCTGTCAATCTCCTCTGTAGCCCAAAGAGACTTGTCTGCTTCTGCTAATTTGCAGTCTCGCGTCAACTTCGTAGTGATCACCTCCTCATGTTCATCATCTTTACTTGCCTCCAACGTACTTACTGTTCTCAGAATCATCATATGTAtccagcttcttcatcgtttcaTCATCTTCACTAATCATATGCATCACTCCATCAACAACAATATCTGTTGCTTGAGTCGATGATGTTGTATCAATGGCTTCTGCTTCATGCAGCATCAGCATTTGGTATCCTGATGGTAGACTGCTGATGCATAACCCCCCACCAAACATACAAGTCAAAAGCCCCAAAGTTCCAACAAATGTAGCATGCTTATCCCTCACAGCCAAATTAATCACAACTGTCAACCGCTTGTTAAACAAACCCAAGAACAATAATCCCCGTTGCAGAAATAGCTTGACAACAAGAGAACCCACAGGTAAAACCACTTGAATCTCATACCAATCAGACTCCTCACTAATCTCATGCTTAATCTTCTTCCCATTATAAGCAACTCAAGCGGAAACAAAAGCAAAGCCTCAAGGTTATTATAATGCACAATTACCTCATGTGCTAAAGTAGAAGAACATAGCTGCGGGGATCCCGAGGCTTGGACCTAATGCAAGAAGCCATTCAAGAGCGAGGGACATTTGATGGTGGTGTAATGCGAAACGAACATGATGATCATGAAGAATAGGGGATAAGAGGATGGGAAGCCAAGCGCCTTCATGGAACTGGAACTTGGTGAGTGAGGCAGAGAAGTTGTACTGAGGAGGAGAAAAGAAGGAACCAGATGGGCTAGAACAGGTGGCTTGTGCCAGCATAACCGCCATTACAGCCAAACCTGCAACCAACAGCAAAGTTTCAAGAACAGAATCTCTTGAGCCGACTGGTGAAAAGAATCTTTATACGCCGATGCATTTCCCAGGTGTTTGACATTATCTAAACCCAATAGTAACAGCAGTGCAGAGAACCAATCCAGATAATCGAGGGAAGCACCCAAGAGACTGGCTTTGGGTTTATTATTGAGAAAGTGCTGATGATGGTTCCCACAACAGAAGCAAAGAATAGGCACAGGACAGTGCAcacatttctaaataaaaaaaacaaggaaATAAAGAAAGATTAGACTCTGTGGACCACAGAACAAAGTTTCAGCTATTGATACTGACTTGGAATCGATCATGTTCTGGTAATACCCAAATCTTAGTTTATGTTTTCGTGATTGTTTGCTAGATGCTCTGTTTTGATAGTTTATTTCTCTAATACTTTCAAGATTTTCTAGTTATGATTATCAGATACGTGTGTTCAGGACCGATTTAGTGTAATTTATAGTCTTGCTACTGGTGTGTGTCGTTTAGATTGTTGTAATGTATAGTCTTGCTATTGTTGTGTCTTGTTTCTAGTTTGATGAATTGGTGTTCTGCATCTTTTCTTAACTTGATGATGGGTTTTACTTTACTGTTTTCCTGTCTGTAAAGTAGTCAGTCTGTTCTGTTATGTGCTTGAATGTCATATAGATAACTGAATTTTTCTGGATGTGTTTTATGCTTTCAGGGGTTAACTGAGTGTACCTGCcaactaaaattttaagataCTTTTTGAATAAGTCATTGAGAAGCCATATCTGCGAGAAGGTAAACTCGATGACATAACTGAGGGATATGTATGTCCTTCTATTTTGACCTCGTAAAGACACTTTGTTGTTATCAAAGAGTCTCTCATTAGgatacatttttttaatttcttttatgaGATTATACAACCTTCTTCGTAAAGATAAATTATTTCAATACTAagatatgttttaaaaacaaaatatcttaGAATCAATAAAAAGCATTTCAATTTCCCATAAACTGAGCAACCTCACTTCTAAGGTGGAAGAACAACCCATAATTCAGATCATCAAGTCGAAGAGAGGAGTTAACTattataataagaaaatatcgAATGCTATTGGTTTTGTGAGGATGATTTTCAAGAGATGAAACTTTACCTTTTTATGGGTGGAGATTCATTGCTAGGAAAAAGGGATAAAGCATGATACAATGAATGAGAAATCATGGAAGCATTTATGAAGGTTGTTACGTAACGATTCGAAAGATTACAATAGAAGACAAAAAGACGCAATTAAAGCTTGGCACGGAGGTTTTTCACGTCGATTTGATTCACTCAATTCATCATATCTCCTCCATAGCTGGTGTAAATCGAAGAGGACACGAGCCTTAATTTTTGGTCACGCCATCGGAAAAGACAACCTCTCTCCATTGAGCCAATTAAATGTTTAGAAGCCCATTAACATGTGAACAAACGAAACATAACTCGATTAAATGAAACGCAAAGTTTTACTTATCTGAACACGTGTCAGCTCCAGAACGCATGAGTTTCTGACGTGGCATCTTAGGTGGCATCATAGGAGATAAgcaaacatttttatatttatatatatatatatagatatattaaaaaaatattttttgatggaTTAAATTTGTAAGACTTGCAAGACGATTTTCAACCCAGGATACAAAGTTGATTCAACCACTAGTGTTCATACAATTAAACAAACAAAGGAAAAGGAGAGAGTGGTGAGAGATCGTCTTCCATCAAACCAAGAAA comes from Brassica rapa cultivar Chiifu-401-42 chromosome A02, CAAS_Brap_v3.01, whole genome shotgun sequence and encodes:
- the LOC103853018 gene encoding uncharacterized protein LOC103853018, whose protein sequence is MNFFYNGFYPPIKAPNRFKVDLTKFFDTMRSWGLAHAHLDDVLAHIRETLYCFPWMKSDPVANLLNLTGDVEYIYKGNSFKAFITIYLPESYPKDPPQAWVVCEDGITGINHKQMHVAANGSVSIPYLWDWDGKSSTLLQFILHMSVEFTSQPPTFVIDVGIYLSDNQRELLKIIIDYGIMHLYDEIFKITPARTYAFFDEVARRYPPVLVDLAGHIRTSKRGVKNFIDIVAELLGQPSKTISTVDVADHSFLP